The Ornithodoros turicata isolate Travis chromosome 7, ASM3712646v1, whole genome shotgun sequence genome includes a region encoding these proteins:
- the LOC135400423 gene encoding uncharacterized protein K02A2.6-like: MARQTWISHPVDKPLELMADKAKVPTPQLDAIATAELLSRMTELCSLLVQRLDAGSVLPPHAQAPLRLNLPVPTFSGYTDKKSVAGFLDDLTAYQTGMGISRMQQHRRQWRTMESRASPSRSASRSGSRRNPRLSSDPQGHSVATWTIIHNGQPVTWASRSRWNNQPRPLRGDDLARTPAPFLGHTLAERHPSDPLQPLTAEERRLLCPVCRVPEVHRTTHRRDSLHQARTEAARATNDVNAALATIRRLRPELLADPGLPHGPVPPPGPPPPPVPEEDLLDDLMDFYHNWRRGWDVVVPKPNGAVRVCGDFSVTVNPQLAIAQYPIPRPEELLAVLNGGEKFTKLDLSEAYLQMELDEEAKKMLVINTHKGLFQFNRMPFGIASAPAVFQRTMEQVISGLPSVACYLDDIIVTGRNDEEHLSNLSKVLARLQEFGFTLKREKCAFLQTQVEYLGHIVDADGFRPSPKKVSAILNMPPPNQVSELRSFLGMVQHYGKYLEGLADVCSPLNDLLKKGASWCWTSACVEAFESIKSMLASAKVLTHYVPTKEIFLAVDASSKGLGAVIYHRLHGVDRPIAHASKTLTVAETKYAQIEREALAIIFGVKKFHQYLWGRKFVLYTDHKPLTVIFGPSRGIPVTTASRLQRWALILMSYSFDIQFEGSSKIANADGLSRLPEGPDHEFDKAAEEGVFSVGTDEIFAVQDYHMSTLPVTAKDIAAATLEEPILTKVAKYVSRGWPGHVAPDLSPFYQRQTELTLHKGCILWGMRTVVPTKLRHKLLDILHDCHIGQSKMKMLARSYIWWPGLDKDIESRVRNCEQCSAVAAQEIPVPLHQWEQPDKAWHRLHADFAELHGKHYLIVIDAFSKWPDIIQMTGTNALKTISAFQDIFVQNGLPEVLVTDNGPPFTSQVFEDFLKQRGIHHVLTPPYHPQSNGLAENFVRTFKTALRRFEEGGDKDKLRDFLFKYRVTPHVTTGRPPCELLNNRHYRSLLDLVRPSEVTCSGRDSLARERQKRNYDRRTQDRQFSVDQGVWMLDNSKKGHWKTGTIVSKQGSVIFTVRDASGKVHRVHKDHLKRRETVESWRCSKNIPASDVRCRPAAIDDPNEEFPLPFPEVEGTSSGTFSQFSHSDRPHILSTEADHNVSHASTERPSAVTGSRRYPLRSRREPDRYGVA, from the exons ATGGCGCGTCAGACCTGGAT cTCCCACCCGGTGGACAAGCCCTTGGAGCTGATGGCTGACAAGGCGAAGGTGCCCACGCCGCAGTTAGACGCCATTGCaacggcagaactcctgtcacgcatgacggagttgtgctcgtTGCTGGTCCAACGCctggatgccgggtcggttttGCCGCCGCATGCACAAGCgcctctacgactcaacttaccggtgcctaccttctcaggttacaccgataagaaATCTGTCGCCGGTTTCCTGGATGACCTcaccgcctatcagacgggtatgggaatttctaga ATGCAGCAACATCGTCGACAGTGGAGGACTATGGAGTCGCGTGCCTCACCTAGTCGTTCCGCCTCCCGCTCCGGCTCTCGCAGGAACCCTCGTCTCAGTTCTGACCCGCAGGGTCACTCTGTGGCCACTTGGACTATAATTCACAACGGACAGCCCGTTACCTGGGCGTCGCGCTCGCGATGGAACAACCAGCCCCGACCACTAAGGGGTGACGACTTGGCACGGACACCAGCTCCATTTCTGGGCCACACTCTTGCCGAACGACACCCTAGCGACCCGCTTCAGCCACTGACGGCAGAAGAAAGAAGGCTTTTGTGCCCAGTCTGCCGGGTCCCCGAGGTGCACCGAACTACACATAGACGGGACTCCCTCCACCAAGCCCGGACAGAGGCCGCCCGCGCCACGAATGATGTCAACGCCGCTCTCGCCACTATCAGACGGCTTAGGCCAGAGTTGTTAGCCGATCCTGGGCTGCCTCACGGTCCTGTTCCACCTCCGGGACCACCTCCTCCGCCGGTCCCAGAAGAGGATCTCCTTGATGACCTCATGGACTT TTATCacaactggcgacgaggatgggacgTGGTTGTGCCCAAACCAAACGGGGCCGTCCGTGTCTGCGGAGACTTTAGTGTCACGGTTAACCCGCAGCTGGCCATTGCACAATATCCCATTCCAAGGCCGGAAGAGCTCCTGGCGGTTCTCAACGGCGGTGAGAAATTCACGAAGCTCGATCTCTCAGAGGCATACCTTCAAATGGAACTCGacgaagaagcaaaaaaaatgcTGGTTATAAATACGCACAAGGGTCTCTTCCAATTCAATCGTATGCCTTTCGGGATAGCCTCGGCACCTGCTGTTTTCCAGCGCACGATGGAGCAAGTTATCTCAGGACTGCCGTCTGTGGCTTGCTATCTCGACGACATTATTGTCACGGGCCGTAACGACGAAGAACATCTCAGCAATCTGTCTAAGGTCCTAGCAAGACTGCAAGAATTCGGATTCACTCTGAAGCGGGAGAAATGTGCTTTCCTGCAAACCCAAGTGGAGTATCTCGGTCACATTGTGGATGCCGACGGATTTCGGCCCTCTCCGAAGAAGGTGTCAGCGATCCTTAACATGCCACCGCCCAATCAAGTATCAGAACTACGTTCCTTCTTAGGCATGGTTCAGCACTATGGCAAATACTTGGAGGGCCTGGCGGATGTGTGTTCACCTTTAAATGATTTACTCAAGAAGGGAGCGTCGTGGTGTTGGACTTCTGCGTGCGTCGAAGCCTTTGAGAGCATCAAGAGCATGCTAGCTTCAGCGAAGGTGTTAACACACTACGTTCCCACTAAGGAAATTTTCTTGGCAGTCGACGCCTCTTCAAAAGGTCTCGGAGCAGTTATCTACCACCGGCTCCACGGGGTAGATAGACCAATCGCGCACGCGTCAAAGACACTCACAGTTGCAGAGACAAAGTATGCCCAAATTGAACGAGAGGCCTTGGCCATCATTTTCGGCGTTAAGAAATTCCACCAGTACCTGTGGGGCCGGAAATTCGTattgtacaccgaccacaagccccttACGGTAATTTTTGGGCCATCAAGAGGTATCCCTGTAACGACAGCAAGCCGGTTACAGCGTTGGGCACTCATCCTAATGTCCTACAGTTTCGACATCCAGTTCGAGGGATCGTCGAAAATTGCGAACGCAGACGGTCTCTCCCGGCTTCCAGAAGGACCGGACCATGAATTTGACAAGGCCGCAGAAGAGGGTGTTTTCAGCGTTGGAACGGACGAAATTTTTGCGGTCCAAGATTACCACATGTCAACCCTTCCAGTGACGGCTAAGGACATTGCCGCTGCCACACTTGAGGAGCCCATACTAACAAAGGTAGCGAAATATGTTTCACGTGGATGGCCAGGTCATGTTGCACCGGATCTATCCCCGTTTTACCAGCGGCAGACGGAGCTAACGCTGCACAAGGGCTGCATACTTTGGGGAATGCGCACAGTTGTGCCAACCAAGTTGAGGCACAAACTTCTGGATATTCTGCATGACTGCCATATCGGCCAATCGAAAATGAAGATGCTTGCTCGTTCGTATATTTGGTGGCCTGGTCTAGATAAGGACATTGAATCGAGGGTCAGGAACTGCGAGCAGTGCTCGGCAGTGGCTGCGCAGGAGATCCCTGTTCCCTTACATCAGTGGGAGCAACCTGACAAGGCGTGGCATCGTCTTCACGCGGATTTCGCAGAGCTTCATGGGAAGCACTATTTGATTGTTATTGATGCCTTCAGCAAATGGCCCGACATCATCCAGATGACTGGTACCAATGCTCTGAAAACGATCAGTGCTTTTCAAGATATTTTTGTCCAAAACGGTCTACCGGAAGTTCTCGTCACAGACAATGGACCGCCATTCACAAGTCAGGTCTTCGAGGATTTCTTGAAACAACGAGGAATACACCACGTCCTCACTCCGCCATACCATCCGCAGTCAAATGGTCTGGCGGAGAATTTTGTGAGAACTTTCAAGACTGCCCTACGTCGGTTCGAAGAGGGAGGTGACAAGGACAAACTTCGTGACTTTCTTTTTAAATACCGAGTGACCCCGCATGTCACCACAGGCCGCCCTCCTTGTGAGCTGTTGAACAACAGACACTATCGTTCTCTACTTGATCTCGTCCGTCCATCTGAGGTGACGTGTTCTGGAAGAGATAGTCTGGCACGGGAGCGTCAAAAGCGAAATTATGACAGACGAACTCAGGACAGACAGTTCTCTGTCGACCAAGGAGTCTGGATGTTGGACAACTCCAAGAAGGGACACTGGAAGACCGGGACGATTGTGAGCAAGCAGGGCTCCGTCATCTTTACGGTGAGAGATGCCTCTGGGAAAGTTCACAGAGTCCATAAAGATCATCTGAAACGGAGAGAAACTGTGGAGTCCTGGAGATGTTCGAAGAACATTCCCGCTTCTGATGTACGATGTCGCCCTGCAGCGATTGACGATCCTAATGAAGAGTTTCCCTTGCCGTTTCCGGAAGTGGAAGGGACGTCAAGCGGGACCTTCTCGCAGTTTTCTCATTCCGACCGCCCTCATATCTTATCGACAGAAGCGGATCACAACGTCAGTCACGCTTCGACGGAGCGTCCGAGCGCCGTCACGGGCAGTCGTCGCTACCCGTTACGCAGTCGTCGTGAACCAGACAGATACGGTGTTGCTTAA